The window GGGTGGGGCAGTGATGTCAGAAGGGGGTTGGATTCAATTCTAGCCCCCAAGAGCCAATCAGTGCCCCACAATTCAACCACACAGGATCATTCTGATTTCTGATTGGCTCTCACTCCTGTGGACAGCCAATCAAGATGCCTGCTTTCTGGAGGCATTGCTATCCTTCCGCATCATTCACAACGAATGTCACTCAAACAGAATTTATAATCAATCTACTAATCAACAACCAATACATCCTGATAAACTTCTGAAATACTTTGGTGGGCCCTCCGTTTGAGAGTACACAAATGCtgtttgttttttcacattgATTTTCATTATTTTTCTCCTCATAATCAGACCAGCTTGCTGACGCCTGAAAGGAATCAACAATGTTCAATTGATAATTGGATACTTTGGGACAGAAAAGAGAATCTCCCCACAACAACGACTAGCTCAtgatttcaaccaatcatcaaacTGCATCTGTCCCAGGTCAGACTCCCGGCGCCGCTGCGATCAATAAACCAGTCAAGCTAAAAGGAGATTCTTCTGGTCCATCTGGTACTGTGACCTGAGCTAACTAACACTGAGTCAGTCTAACCGGTTTGGCATTACCTCTATTCCGTCGGTCTGCAGTGACACTGCAcatggagagatgagggggacaTGCTAAACCAAGATCTACAGAACAAGCTACCCTAAACATCACTGAACACACTAGActccactacaggtcaggtcAAAACATCTTttcatttcaaataaaaaaagtatTGAGGTAGACTTTTTTCATTTTCTTCTTTGTAAAACTTGACAGACTTAGAGTAGACCTCTGCTCGGAGAAGGTGAGTACATTCATTAAGAACTGGATGAGGTAGGTGGCGGAGCAGAGGATTCAATATTTCAAGAAAAAGTGAGAAAAATCCCTGAGAAGGCGACGTgatgagagttgagagagagcaATTCAGATAGAAGACAGGGAAATCGTGATCTCTTCCTTGTTACTTTCACTACTGATTATCAACTAGTCTTAGTGGTCCCCTTTGTCATACAGTATACCACAGAAATCTGATTACACAAACTAAAacctaaaagtaaaaaataatttaaaaacgaACAAATTCACTTCCCCTTAATTTGTAATAACGCATTTCTACCTGCTCTGATTATCTCTCTTTAAACTGTCCTCTTTGTGTCTGTTTGTTGAATCCTTTTCCTAGCTCTTCAATTTCCTCTCCCTAACAGAGAAACGGAGAGAAAaccgagtgagagaaagaaagaaagcgaaaAGCGATTAGAACTTGAGGATGCGGTTGTTTCCGAAGTCGACGACCAGGATGACTCCGTCAGGTGTCACAGCGACACCGGAGGGGCGGTCCATCTGTCCGAAGCCACTGCCATGGGTGCCAAATTTGCATAAGAAGTTCCCGTTGGGCTCGAACACCTGCACACGGTGGTTCCTCGAGTCGGCAACGATGATCCGGTTCTCCTGGTCCACTGCTATGCCCTGGGGACGCAGGAACTTCCCGTTACCGGTACCCTCGGAGCCCAGGAACCGGGCAGATTGGCAATCTGGCCGAATCACCAGCAGACGGTGGTTGTTGAAGTCGGTGACGACCAGGTGGTCCTCATGGTTAAAGGCGACACCCCGCGGCGAGTCAAAGTGTTTCCACAGGGTGCCCTCAAAGCCGTACTTGTTGATGAACGAGCCGTCAGGGCCAAAGAGCTGGACGCGGTGGTTCCTGGTGTCAGAGACCAAGATCTTCCCCGCAGAGTTCACTGCCACATCCCAGGGGTAGTTGAACTGACCGTTCTACAATAGAGTGCAGTAGAATATAGTTGTTAGTTCAGCTCTGatgagtgtgtgtacgtgtactatactactgtacgtGAGAGAGCGCACGATTGAAAGAGTTTGTACCTTAGTGCCCTTCTCGCCGAACTTCAGCATAAACTGTCCGTCAAAGGTGAACACCTGCACACGGTGGTTATCTTTGTCCGTTACGATGATCTGCTGTTGGCTGTCGCACGCCACGCCCGCTGGACGATCAAACTGACCGGGGCGAGAGCCCAGGGAGCCAAACTTGTGGTGGAAGGCACCGCACGGCTTGAAGATCTGGACCGTAGGAGGTAGTCGCAGAAGAAAGGAAATAATTAAAGAGTCACTGTTCTAAAGATGGCTAGCTAGGGCCCTGTACACGTTATGCTTCACTGTTCTAAAGATGGCTAGCTATGACACTGTACATGCTATGCTTCACTGTTCTAAAGATGGCTAGCTAGGGCACTGTACACGCTATGCTTCACTGTTCTAAAGATGGCTAGCTAGGGCACTGTACACGCTATGCTTCACTGTTCTAAAGATGGCTAGCTAGGGCACTGTACACGCTATGCTTCACTGTTCTAAAGATGGCTAGCTAGGGCACTGTACACGCTATGCTTCACTGTTCTAAAGATGGCTAGCTAGGACACTGTACACGCTATGCTTCACTGTTCTAAAGATGGCTAGCTAGGGCACTGTACACGCTATGCTTCACTGCTCTAAAGATGGCTAGCTAGGGCACGGTACACGCTATGCTTCAGCTCTCAAGAAGAGGGCTACTGAGAGACAGATAGCTGGGAAGTTAAAAGCAAACAAACTGACACTGATTTAGCAAGAGTTCGCTTGCTAGCATCATAAAACCATTTCTCCTTAGGATAACGGCTGAGTTCAACACCAACCCACGACATGAAATGAATGAAACCCACCTGTACTCGGTTGTTACTGCGGTCGGCCACCACCACGTAtccctctttatccacactgatGCCCCAGGGACGACACAGCTGACCGTCACCCTCCCCCTCACTGCCAAACGCAGACACCGGTGAACCCAGAGCCCCGTAGCGTCGCCCAGACTTCACCAGTACCTGGAACACAGGCAGGGAGAATGCTACTTAGCATTTCATCCTATCTACAGCAATTTTCAAGTTGTATTACTTTGTTGTTGCTTAAGAGATGTGCATAGAATATGTTGGAGTGTAAATATATGACTTGGTTGTTACATTTATTATAATACTATACATTTTACCTTGAAGGGGCTGCCCATGATGTGCTGGTTACAGACCAGAACTGACACCAAATCTTCTCCCTCAGTCTTGGGCAAGTAGCTGACCGCGTACGACCCGTTCTGGTTGTCACACACCTCCGCAGCCGACAGGTTACCATCCGCCGCTGCCATCACCACCGCTGACACTGCGTCACCGCCCGAGAGGCAGGGCTCCCTGTCGTGGTCGTAGCCAATTACGGTGAAGGAGGCGGTCTTGCCACGGAGTGCGGTCTTTAGGCCTTCACCGTGAGCTTTGGTGACGGGAGCGAACGCTCCGCTACTGATCAACCCCATGGACTGGATGGCTATGTACAGGGCCTGGTGAAGATAATATTATCAATAATACTATAAATATGCCATGAACTAGGGACAAGTGGAAATCGCAACATTAATATAATGTATATGAAATTGGCTGACATGTCGATAATTCCAGTCATCCGAAGAGCCACAAGAGTCTCTAACCCCTCTCGCTTGGTCTGGCGGGGTGAATAGGAACCTGTTATTTACCTGGTCTGGACGTGGTGAACAGGAAGCTGTTATTTACCTGGTCTGGAGGGGTGAACAggaacctgtttattacctggtctggaggggtgaacaggaacctgtttattacctggtctggaggggtgaacaggaacctgtttattacctggtcTGGAGGGTGAACAggaacctgtttattacctggtctggaggggtgaacaggaacctgtttattacctggtcTGGAGGGGTGAACAGGAACCTGTTTTTACCTGGTCTGGAGGGGTGAACAGGAGCCTGTTTATTACCTGGTCTGGAGGGGTGAACAggaacctgtttattacctggtctggaggggtgaacaggaacctgtttattacctggtctggaggggtgaacaggaacctgtttattacctggtcTGGAGGGGTGAACAGGAGCCTGTTTAATACCTGGTCTGGAGGGGTGAACAggaacctgtttattacctggtcTGGAGGGGTGAACAGGAGCCTGTTTATTACCTGGTCTGGACGTGGTGAACAGGAAGCTGTTATTTACCTGGTCTGGAGGGGTGAACAggaacctgtttattacctggtctggaggggtgaacaggaacctgtttattacctggtctggaggggtgaacaggaacctgtttattacctggtctggaggggtgaacaggagcctgtttattacctggtctggaggggtgaacaggaacctgtttattacctggtcTGGAGGGGTGAACAGGAGCCTGTTTATTACCTGGTCTGGAGGGGTGAACAGGAGCCTGTTTATTACCTGGTCTGGAGGGTGAACAggaacctgtttattacctggtctggaggggtgaacaggagcctgtttattacctggtctggaggggtgaacaggagcctgtttattacctggtctggaggggtgaacaggaacctgtttattacctggtctggaggggtgaacaggagcctgtttattacctggtctggaggggtgaacaggagcctgtttattacctggtctggaggggtgaacaggaacctgtttattacctggtcTGGACGTGGTGAACAGGAAGCTGTTATTTACCTGGTCTGGAGGGGTGAACAggaacctgtttattacctggtctggaggggtgaacaggaacctgtttattacctggtcTGGAGGGTGAACAggaacctgtttattacctggtcTGGAGGGTGAACAggaacctgtttattacctggtctggaggggtgaacaggaacctgtttattacctggtcTGGAGTGGTGAACAggaacctgtttattacctggtcTGGAGGGGTGAACAGGAACCTGTTTATTAGCGTGGTGAACAGGAAGCTGTTATTTACCTGGTCTGGAGGGGTGAACAggaacctgtttattacctggtctggaggggtgaacaggaacctgtttattacctggtctggaggggtgaacaggaacctgtttattacctggtctggaggggtgaacaggaacctgtttattacctggtctggaggggtgaacaggaacctgtttattacctggtctggaggggtgaacaggaacctgtttattacctggtctggaggggtgaacaggaacctgtttattacctggtctggaggggtgaacaggaacctgtttattacctggtctggaggggtgaacaggaacctgtttattacctggtctggaggggtgaacaggagcctgtttattacctggtctggaggggtgaacaggaacctgtttattacctggtctggaggggtgaacaggaacctgtttattacctggtctggaggggtgaacaggagcctgtttattacctggtctggaggggtgaacaggaacctgtttattacctggtctggaggggtgaacaggaacctgtttattacctggtctggaggggtgaacaggaacctgtttattacctggtctggaggggtgaacaggaacctgtttattacctggtctggaggggtgaacaggagcctgtttattacctggtctggaggggtgaacaggaacctgtttattacctggtctggaggggtgaacaggaacctgtttattacctggtctggaggggtgaacaggaacctgtttattacctggtctggaggggtgaacaggaacctgtttattacctggtctggaggggtgaacaggaacctgtttattacctggtctggaggggtgaacaggaacctgtttattacctggtctggaggggtgaacaggaacctgtttattacctggtctggaggggtgaacaggaacctgtttattacctggtctggaggggtgaacaggaacctgtttattacctggtctggaggggtgaacaggaacctgtttattacctggtctggaggggtgaacaggaacctgtttattacctggtctggaggggtgaacaggaacctgtttattacctggtcTGGAGGGGTGAACATTAAACGATCATCCTCCTGTGGCTGCAGCAGGCCTCTGAGAGACTTCAGCTCCTGGATCTGGGTCAGCATGCGCTCTCTGGCCAGCAGCACGTCCAGGTGACAACCCTCATCCAGCACCTGATGAGTTATGAGGTGAGGAGACATGGATGCCATAGTTAGCAATAGTCATGAATGACTTTCAACATAGTATTTATAAACCTGGTCGTCTTGCGCGCCCCCAGCCCCCCCTCCGGACATGCCATCTTTTAACATACCTGAGTGACTGCTGTGATGGTGCTGTCCAGCTTGGTCAGGTTCTGATGCAGCTTCTCTACCTGCAGGTACAGGGACTTGGCTTTCAGCTGTTGGATCTTCTCAAcctaggagagggagggagaagggagggagaggggagggagggggagggagaagggggagaagggagggagaaggggggagaagggagggagaaggggggagaagggagggagaagggagggagaaggggggagaagggagggagaagggggggagaagggagggagggggaggggggggagaagggagggagaagggagggagaaggagaggggggagaagggaggagaagggaggagaaggaggagaagggagtgagaagggggagaaggggggagaagggagggggagagagagagattaattcATGTGGGTGTACAAGTATGGGAAAATCCAGCAATGTGAAAACAGCAGTTTGTTAAATCTCAGATTGTTGTAGATCAGTGTACAggttacagtgggatattggaCATATAGTGACAGCAGTGACTAACAGACAAAACAGGCCATTCAACAGGGGGATGAAGGTTGTGACGTGAATCAAAAGTTAGGGGTTAACATTACTACACAACACTTAAAAGTTCAACCtgtctggatccatgttaaaggGAAGGACTAAACCCCCAGCC of the Oncorhynchus tshawytscha isolate Ot180627B linkage group LG31, Otsh_v2.0, whole genome shotgun sequence genome contains:
- the LOC112236709 gene encoding E3 ubiquitin-protein ligase TRIM71-like — its product is MASFSDSDLQTCLLCKELCGSSSATISCNSSTSSSSSHSSSSSSRRLHVLPCLHTFCRQCLEGQRSPGDPLKLSCPTCNQKVSISEVGVDSLPSSNFLLSNLLDAEQLQLGQNKNGHRGVGGCSVPRFHRAHSVLHPNRLGGPQCSSCGEGNPASFHCLDCQEYLCDNCVRAHQRVRLTKDHFMESLQHASQGLASPIAGRGRGVGGVGLSLTQPFQSNSSLLPLFQDRMSFCQHHDNKVVLFFCETCSVPICRECSVGRHMGHSLVYLQDAVQDSRDIIIQLLADAQQGRQAVQLSMEKIQAIAEQVDIKAKVVQTEVKNVVLRHLKALEDRESQLLWKVEKIQQLKAKSLYLQVEKLHQNLTKLDSTITAVTQVLDEGCHLDVLLARERMLTQIQELKSLRGLLQPQEDDRLMFTPPDQALYIAIQSMGLISSGAFAPVTKAHGEGLKTALRGKTASFTVIGYDHDREPCLSGGDAVSAVVMAAADGNLSAAEVCDNQNGSYAVSYLPKTEGEDLVSVLVCNQHIMGSPFKVLVKSGRRYGALGSPVSAFGSEGEGDGQLCRPWGISVDKEGYVVVADRSNNRVQIFKPCGAFHHKFGSLGSRPGQFDRPAGVACDSQQQIIVTDKDNHRVQVFTFDGQFMLKFGEKGTKNGQFNYPWDVAVNSAGKILVSDTRNHRVQLFGPDGSFINKYGFEGTLWKHFDSPRGVAFNHEDHLVVTDFNNHRLLVIRPDCQSARFLGSEGTGNGKFLRPQGIAVDQENRIIVADSRNHRVQVFEPNGNFLCKFGTHGSGFGQMDRPSGVAVTPDGVILVVDFGNNRILKF